The Bacteroidales bacterium genome includes the window GTAAGGAAATCATTTCTATAAAAGTACCCTCAAAGTAAGAATCGGTAATAATGGTAGTTAGTTCCGTAATTTGGGTATTTTATTCTATTTTATTCCACCGAAATTTGTATTGTAGATTTTGGATTAATCCGACAAAAATGAGTATAGATATTTTTATACGATTGCAATCTGGAGAAACGGTTCCGTTTAACGACCCGCATTATGGCGAAATTCACGAAGCTGCTTCTCGTACTACAAAGCTGTTGAAAAAGTTTAACGCGACTACCGAAATAGAGCAGGTGCGCGAATTGTGGGGCGAAATATCAGGCAAACCGCTACATATAAGCACAGCTATTCAAATACCTTTTTATATCAATATCGGGCTGTTCACAAGCATTGGTAAAAATGTTTATATCAATAACGACTGCACGTTTCTCGACATGGGCACTATAACCATTGAAGACGATGTGCTCATTGGCCCCAAAGTGAGCCTGATTAC containing:
- a CDS encoding sugar O-acetyltransferase, which gives rise to MSIDIFIRLQSGETVPFNDPHYGEIHEAASRTTKLLKKFNATTEIEQVRELWGEISGKPLHISTAIQIPFYINIGLFTSIGKNVYINNDCTFLDMGTITIEDDVLIGPKVSLITESHPLNPSERKALMVKPIVIKRNAWIGAGAIILPGVTVGENAVVAAGAVVSKDVPDNTIVGGIPAKIIKNIQE